A window of Cytobacillus sp. FSL H8-0458 genomic DNA:
TGGGTCATTGACTCTCATGCAGAAGATATTCACAAGGTTGACTTTAAACGCCCTGACGGAACGGAAGCTATGTATTCCAAAGGGGATTACAGACAGCTTTCCGATTCTCTCTTCAAGGCAGGTACTGCTGAGGGAGTTGTCAGCGAATATAAAGACGAGCATAACCGTCTTCACTTCTACATTCTAAATAAAAAGCTGGATAATGAAGGAGCACTCTCCTATCGAGTTGCCGTCCGTCATATGGATGAATCCGGCCCGGCTGCGAGAGGAGTCTCTGCTGAAAACAGCAAAGTCCAATTTGCTGCTCCCGGCAAGGTGGCAGCCTATTACTTCAAGGTAACCAATACGGGCAATGATACGGATCTTTTCCGCCTTAATGCCAAGACGGAAGCCGGCTGGGAACTCATGCTTGAGCATAATGTGATTGAGGTGCAAGCCGGTGAAACAGTGGAAGTTCCAGTTTACGTGAAAATTCCAAAAACCAAGCCTGTACCGACAAACCTTACATTTACAAGCACCTCTGAAACTGATTCTGCCAAAACGGATACTATTACACGCCGTGTTGGCCCTGGTGCAGGAAAATAAACGATTAAAAAAGGGACAGGCCCGCCTGTCCCTTTTCATTTGCCTACTCTTTTGAATGCAATTGGTTCTTATAAAACTTTAAAAATCCCACAAACACCATAACCGCTCCTGCTGTGTTGCAGGCGATCCTGATCCAATTGATCATCAGAAACTCCCTTGCCGTCTGTTTCAGAAATTCCACTGAATGAACACTCTGCCCCTCAATAAACATTATTTCATTCCGCGGCCATTCAAATAGCATGGAGATGAGCCCCAGGAGAATCATAACAAGGATACTTCCCAGAACCCAGCTTCGGGCAGATTTTATTTTCCACACCAGAATCAGCGCCCCAGCCCCAGTGATCCAGCTCGCTAACCCAAGCGGCGGGAAAAACGTATGAGGACTCGCAACCTCCATAAAGTCCATCGAAACCTTAAACGATTCCGGCACGTTATGAAAAATATTCGGATACACCATGAATACCTCCAGTACAAAAGCCCCCAGCATAATAAAGGTGATCCATAAATATGAAACCATAAAGAAATACGTCAGTTTTTGCTTCATTCCTTTTCCTCCTTCATGTTTTGTTTCTTCTTATACTGCCAGGCAGGTACCATTACTGCGGATAAGGCAGCCAGATAAAACGGCAGAAATTTAATCCCCACTCGCTGATCGAATACATAGAAACTAATGATTCCAATTAGATTGGATAAAATAACTCCTGCTGTTAATCCGCCGGCTGCACCAGCCAATACCCAAACCAGAAGCCCTCTGTTTTTTTCTTTAGAGCGAACAGGCTCCTGCGGCTTCCATACCTTTCGGACCGCAGCCGCGCCTGCCCCAAGAAACAGTACTCCCGCAACCGGGTGGAACGCTCCAAGCCAGCTGATTTTCCAGCCCATATTGGCAGTGAAATACATGGCAAACAGCAGCTGAAAAACGGCTATCATTTCCTTATAAATCCTTTTAAAAAATCCTCCTGCCAGCGCACTCAGCATCAACAGCACCGGAATGGCATAGCCAAACAAATGCACAAACCTTTTATGGGCGGCCCACTTGGACGGATCCCCAAAGATCGACATCCCCGCCAGCAAAAACTGAATCAACAGGCAGCCCAGATATACCAAGCCCAATCCTATATAACTATTTTCAGCCATTGTTCTTTTTGGCATTTCCTTTCATCTCCTCTCCTGTTCATTTACAAAACCATTCTAAGCAGAGGTTCTAACAGCACTCTTATCAAATTCTTACAGAAATATTAAATCCGGAAATAAAAAAAGAACGCATAGAAAATCTATACGCTCTTACCGTTTAAATCGATAGCCCACACCCCAAACCGTTTCGATATAATCCGGTTCGGATGGGTCTTTTTCAATTTTCTCCCTTAGCCTTCTGATATGAACTGTCACGGTTGTGACATCCCCATAGAAATCAAATCCCCACACCTGCTCGAGCAGATGCTCTTTACTGAACACCTGGTTCGGGGAGGAAGCCATAAACAGCAGCAGGTCAAACTCCTTGGCCGTAAGGATTTTTTCTTGATTGCCTGCAAATACTTTCCTTGTACCCGGCTGAATCAGCAAATCCCCAACCCTGATATCTTCATCCTTGCCTGGACCGCTGGAAACCAGCCTGTCATATCTGGCTATATGCGCCTTCACCCTGGCGATCAATTGATTGGGATTAAAAGGCTTGGCAATATAATCATCCGCTCCCCGGCCCAATCCCCTGATCATATCAATGTCCTCATTTTTTGCCGTCACCATAATAATGGGTATCTCTGTAACCTCCCTGATTTTCCTGCAGACTTCATATCCGTCCATATCCGGAAGCATCAGATCCAGCAGAACCAGCCGATAGGCGTTTGTTTTTAAGCGTTCCAGCCCTTCCTGACCCGTTGCCGCAATATCTGCCTCATACTGGTTCAATTCCAGGTAATCCCGTTCGAGCTCAGCAATACTGGGCTCATCTTCAATGATCAAGATTCTCTCCAATCATCTTCCCCCCTTTTTTAACGTAAAAAAGATACTAAGCCCCTGTCCGGCTCCGCCCTTTGCCCAAACGGTCCCCCCGTGGCCTTCAATAATTTTTTTTACAATGGCCAGACCCAGCCCGCTGCCGCCTGTGGCAGAATTCCGGGAGACATCCGTACGGTAAAAGCGGTCAAATAAATGAGGAAGCTCGTCGTGTGAAACGCCAGCACCATTGTCCTGAATTTCAACCGCGACATCCTCCGCTTTTGATGACAGCCTGACGACTAATTCTTTCTTTTCTTCCTTCATGTATTTCAAGCTATTCTGCACAATATTGCCAACTACGCGATTTAATTTCTCCCTGTCAGCCTGTACCCGATACGATTGATTCGGCTCGCACTCAAGACGGAGACTGACAGGCTGTCCCGCCAGATTAAACCGAAGCTCCTCAAGGTAATCATCAAAGTAGGACGCTAAATCCAGCTCCCTCAAATCATAAGGAACATTCGGCAAATCAAGCTTGGAATACAATAAAAGCTCTGAGATCAAAGCTTCCATATCATCCGCCTTTTTTTCAATTGTGCCCAAATATCGTTCCATCTTTTCCGGCGTATTCGCCACACCATCTGCCAGGCCTCGGATATAGCCCTTAATGCTCGTTAAAGGGGTTTTTAAATCATGGGAAATGCTTGCAATCAATTCCTTCTGATTTTCTTCATACAGCTTTTGCATCGCTGCGGCTTCCTTCAATCGGCTTCTCATGCTTTCAAACGCCATGGCTAGTTCGTTCAGCTCATCCTTTTTCCCTGAAACCACTATTTTTGTATCCAGATTTCCTCTGCTGATATCATTCGCCGACTGCTTCAGCCGGAGAAGCGGAGCAATGATGCTTTTCGAAACAAGGAAAGTCAGGATTCCATTGGTCAAAACCAGCACCCCGACCAGCAGATAAATCCGAATCGACCGGAAAAATTCGAGATCCTCCTGATCCACTGAACCTTTCACAGGATAAAACAATACATACCCAATGACCATTTCCAAAAGCAAAAATAAAACAACAGGAAGCAGCACCATCCCTATATTCGATAAAATCAATCGTTTTTTTATGGACATACAGTCACCCCGGTTTTGTATCATAATAGCCGGGTTGAACCCAGCTTGATAGTCTTGAAAGAAGTATAAACAAAGATTCTAACCAAAACATTATGCAGTTATTACAAATTTCTTAACAGCAGGTTTTTTTGTGGTGATTTACACGTTTTTGCGCGGAGGGGTGGTGTAGAGTTCCTGAATTTTCAGGTTAACACCGGGTTTGGACTCTAACTCGCGCTTCCTGCTTTTTGTATCTGAAGTTGCAGCGGATTCGGACTCTAATTCACGATTACCTGTCTTTTGTGTCTGAAGTTGCACCAGGTTCGGACTCTGACTCGCGATTACCTGTCTTTTGTGTCTGAAGTTGCACCAGGTTCGGACTCTAATTCACGATTACCTGCTTTTTCTGTCCGAAGTTAAACCTAGGTTCGGACTCTGCCCCTCGGATTTTCGCTTTTTGTGTCCGAGATCCTCCAGTTCCTGTGGTTTAAGTTAAAAAGCATCAAAAAAAGTGCACAGATTCATTCTGCACACCAGCTCCCTGCCTTACACTAAAC
This region includes:
- a CDS encoding DUF1772 domain-containing protein is translated as MKQKLTYFFMVSYLWITFIMLGAFVLEVFMVYPNIFHNVPESFKVSMDFMEVASPHTFFPPLGLASWITGAGALILVWKIKSARSWVLGSILVMILLGLISMLFEWPRNEIMFIEGQSVHSVEFLKQTAREFLMINWIRIACNTAGAVMVFVGFLKFYKNQLHSKE
- a CDS encoding DUF5957 family protein — its product is MPKRTMAENSYIGLGLVYLGCLLIQFLLAGMSIFGDPSKWAAHKRFVHLFGYAIPVLLMLSALAGGFFKRIYKEMIAVFQLLFAMYFTANMGWKISWLGAFHPVAGVLFLGAGAAAVRKVWKPQEPVRSKEKNRGLLVWVLAGAAGGLTAGVILSNLIGIISFYVFDQRVGIKFLPFYLAALSAVMVPAWQYKKKQNMKEEKE
- a CDS encoding response regulator transcription factor, translating into MERILIIEDEPSIAELERDYLELNQYEADIAATGQEGLERLKTNAYRLVLLDLMLPDMDGYEVCRKIREVTEIPIIMVTAKNEDIDMIRGLGRGADDYIAKPFNPNQLIARVKAHIARYDRLVSSGPGKDEDIRVGDLLIQPGTRKVFAGNQEKILTAKEFDLLLFMASSPNQVFSKEHLLEQVWGFDFYGDVTTVTVHIRRLREKIEKDPSEPDYIETVWGVGYRFKR
- a CDS encoding sensor histidine kinase, whose translation is MSIKKRLILSNIGMVLLPVVLFLLLEMVIGYVLFYPVKGSVDQEDLEFFRSIRIYLLVGVLVLTNGILTFLVSKSIIAPLLRLKQSANDISRGNLDTKIVVSGKKDELNELAMAFESMRSRLKEAAAMQKLYEENQKELIASISHDLKTPLTSIKGYIRGLADGVANTPEKMERYLGTIEKKADDMEALISELLLYSKLDLPNVPYDLRELDLASYFDDYLEELRFNLAGQPVSLRLECEPNQSYRVQADREKLNRVVGNIVQNSLKYMKEEKKELVVRLSSKAEDVAVEIQDNGAGVSHDELPHLFDRFYRTDVSRNSATGGSGLGLAIVKKIIEGHGGTVWAKGGAGQGLSIFFTLKKGGR